The following are from one region of the Marinomonas sp. CT5 genome:
- a CDS encoding Na(+)-translocating NADH-quinone reductase subunit A: MFKISKGLDLPISGAPNQVIDATIAAKAVAVIGPDYHGMKPTMLVKEGDKVKKGQVIFTDKKTEGVKYTAPASGTISAINRGEKRVLQSVVIDVEGDESETFSAYSGSELKSLERSKVVDNLVDSGLWTAFRTRPFSKVPEIDSVPNSIFVTAIDTNPLAASPEIVLADQAEAFADGLTVISRLTEGKVFLCKAAGTKIPTTSDVTVEEFSGVHPAGLAGTHIHFLDPVSDKKTVWSINYQDVVAVGKLFVTGELSVERVISIAGPQVKKPRLVRTQLGASLDGLLTGELSEGDNRIVSGSVLSGRNAFGPFAYLGRYHNQVSVLLEGRERQMMHYLRAGVEKHSIMNVFLSKLTGKTSFDMTTTTNGSDRTMLPLGNFERIMPLDILPTQLLRALVVNDTEQAQKLGALELDEEDLALCTYSCSGKFEYGPILRDCLTLIEKEG, from the coding sequence ATGTTTAAAATCTCAAAAGGCCTAGATCTACCGATCTCTGGTGCTCCCAATCAAGTGATTGATGCGACAATTGCTGCTAAGGCGGTTGCTGTTATTGGTCCTGATTACCATGGCATGAAACCTACCATGCTGGTAAAGGAAGGGGACAAGGTCAAAAAAGGGCAGGTTATCTTTACAGATAAGAAAACGGAAGGTGTTAAGTATACCGCGCCCGCCTCAGGTACTATATCAGCGATTAATCGCGGTGAAAAAAGAGTTCTTCAATCCGTCGTAATTGATGTTGAAGGTGACGAATCTGAAACATTTTCAGCTTATTCTGGCTCTGAATTAAAGTCTTTAGAACGTAGTAAGGTTGTTGATAATCTTGTCGATTCCGGTCTATGGACAGCATTTCGTACGCGCCCATTCTCAAAAGTTCCTGAAATTGATTCAGTGCCGAATTCTATTTTTGTAACGGCAATCGATACGAATCCTCTTGCTGCGTCTCCAGAAATTGTTCTTGCTGATCAAGCTGAGGCCTTTGCTGACGGTCTTACGGTAATAAGCCGTTTGACAGAAGGTAAGGTGTTCTTGTGTAAAGCCGCTGGCACAAAAATTCCGACAACATCTGATGTGACTGTTGAAGAGTTCTCAGGTGTTCATCCTGCTGGGTTAGCTGGAACGCATATTCATTTTTTGGATCCAGTAAGCGATAAGAAGACGGTTTGGTCTATTAATTACCAAGATGTTGTAGCTGTTGGAAAGCTTTTTGTAACTGGTGAGTTGAGTGTTGAGCGTGTTATTTCTATCGCTGGCCCTCAAGTCAAGAAACCACGCTTAGTTCGTACTCAACTCGGTGCAAGCTTAGATGGCTTGTTGACGGGTGAATTGAGCGAAGGTGACAATCGTATCGTCTCCGGTTCTGTTCTTTCTGGTCGTAATGCTTTTGGGCCTTTTGCCTACTTGGGTCGTTACCATAATCAAGTATCTGTTTTACTTGAAGGCCGTGAGCGTCAAATGATGCATTACCTTCGTGCCGGTGTTGAGAAACATTCTATTATGAATGTATTTTTATCTAAGCTTACTGGTAAAACATCATTCGATATGACAACAACGACTAATGGTAGTGATCGTACCATGCTGCCGCTTGGTAATTTTGAGCGCATTATGCCGCTTGATATTTTACCAACACAATTGCTGCGTGCGTTGGTTGTGAATGATACCGAGCAGGCTCAAAAATTGGGTGCGCTTGAGTTGGATGAAGAAGATTTGGCTTTGTGTACTTACAGTTGCTCAGGTAAGTTCGAATATGGCCCGATCCTTCGGGATTGTCTAACTCTAATAGAGAAAGAGGGTTAA
- a CDS encoding NADH:ubiquinone reductase (Na(+)-transporting) subunit B, with translation MGLRKVLDKMEPEFHSGGKYEKWYALYEAVDTIFYRPSSVTKNGSHVRDAVDMKRIMILVWMCTFPAMFFGMYNIGLQANTAMDAMGVAPADTWRHAIIGGLTNYNAASIWDNMIYGAMYFLPVYLVTFVVGGFWEVLFASVRKHEVNEGFFVTSILFSLSLPATVPLWQVALGITFGVVLAKEVFGGTGKNFLNPALAGRAFLFFAYPASMSGDAVWTAVDGFSGATALSQLAADGVAGLSVAWSDAFFGFIQGSMGETSTLAILIGGGALLIMRIASWRIVAGVLLGMILTSALFNAIGSDSNPMFATPWYWHLVLGGFAFGMMYMATDPVSASMTNRGKFFYGALIGLMVVLIRVVNPAYPEGMMLAILFANLFAPFIDHFVVQANIKRRIARNG, from the coding sequence ATGGGGCTTAGAAAAGTACTCGACAAAATGGAACCTGAGTTTCACTCAGGTGGTAAATACGAAAAGTGGTATGCGCTATATGAAGCAGTGGATACTATTTTTTATCGCCCAAGTTCTGTGACCAAAAATGGCTCTCACGTTCGTGATGCAGTCGATATGAAACGCATCATGATTTTGGTATGGATGTGTACATTCCCAGCTATGTTTTTTGGTATGTACAATATTGGTCTTCAAGCCAATACGGCAATGGACGCAATGGGTGTTGCTCCTGCTGACACTTGGCGTCATGCCATTATTGGTGGCTTAACTAATTATAATGCCGCAAGCATTTGGGATAACATGATTTACGGTGCAATGTACTTTTTGCCTGTATATCTTGTCACTTTTGTAGTTGGTGGCTTCTGGGAAGTGCTATTTGCTTCTGTACGTAAGCACGAAGTAAATGAAGGCTTCTTTGTTACCTCTATTCTTTTTTCTCTTTCTTTACCCGCCACTGTGCCTTTATGGCAAGTAGCGTTAGGTATCACCTTTGGTGTTGTCTTGGCGAAAGAGGTGTTTGGTGGTACAGGTAAAAACTTCCTTAACCCTGCTTTGGCTGGTCGTGCATTCCTATTTTTCGCTTATCCAGCGTCAATGTCTGGTGATGCTGTCTGGACGGCGGTAGACGGTTTTTCTGGTGCGACAGCTCTGAGTCAACTTGCTGCTGACGGTGTTGCTGGTTTATCCGTTGCTTGGTCTGATGCCTTCTTTGGCTTCATTCAAGGTTCAATGGGTGAAACATCTACGTTGGCGATTTTAATAGGTGGTGGTGCGCTGCTGATTATGCGTATTGCTTCTTGGCGAATCGTTGCTGGTGTCTTGCTGGGTATGATATTGACGTCAGCCTTGTTTAATGCAATTGGTTCAGACTCTAACCCAATGTTCGCTACGCCTTGGTACTGGCACCTTGTTTTAGGTGGCTTTGCATTCGGTATGATGTACATGGCGACTGACCCAGTATCTGCTTCAATGACAAATCGTGGTAAGTTCTTTTATGGTGCCCTGATTGGTTTGATGGTTGTATTGATTCGTGTTGTTAACCCTGCCTACCCAGAAGGTATGATGTTGGCAATTCTGTTTGCGAACTTGTTTGCGCCATTTATTGACCATTTTGTTGTTCAGGCGAACATTAAACGGAGGATTGCACGCAATGGCTAG
- a CDS encoding Na(+)-translocating NADH-quinone reductase subunit C: protein MASGNDSIKKTIIVALSLCLVCSIFVAAAAVGLKPIQNTNKDLDRKRNILSAAGMLEKGKSVDEIFESVETRIVNLQTGKFATQEELKEAGIKPETFDQKAASKDPKLSIALKGENDPAGIKRRSNFSAVYLVMNGDKIERIILPVHGYGLWSTMYGFMALEDDFNTVIGFGFYDQAETPGLGGEVDNPNWKALWKGKEIYNDQGEAVIHLVKGGVDSSDPKAAYKVDGLSGATLTSRGVTHLVQYWLGQEGFGPFLSRLRSEGVK from the coding sequence ATGGCTAGCGGTAACGATAGTATTAAAAAGACCATTATAGTCGCTTTATCTTTGTGTTTAGTGTGTTCTATTTTTGTTGCGGCAGCAGCTGTTGGCCTCAAGCCTATTCAGAACACTAACAAAGATTTAGACCGTAAACGCAATATTTTATCGGCTGCTGGCATGCTTGAGAAAGGTAAGTCTGTTGATGAAATTTTTGAGTCAGTTGAAACTCGTATTGTGAATTTGCAAACTGGTAAGTTTGCTACGCAAGAAGAGTTAAAAGAAGCGGGTATCAAACCTGAAACGTTTGATCAGAAAGCCGCTTCTAAAGACCCTAAGTTGTCGATTGCTCTTAAAGGCGAAAACGATCCAGCTGGTATTAAACGCCGTTCCAATTTCTCTGCCGTTTATCTTGTGATGAATGGTGATAAAATTGAGCGAATTATCCTGCCGGTTCATGGTTATGGCTTATGGTCAACCATGTATGGTTTTATGGCTCTAGAGGATGACTTTAATACGGTGATTGGTTTTGGTTTTTATGACCAAGCTGAAACACCTGGATTGGGTGGTGAAGTTGATAACCCTAACTGGAAAGCGCTATGGAAAGGTAAAGAGATTTACAATGACCAAGGTGAGGCTGTTATCCATCTTGTTAAAGGTGGTGTAGATAGCTCTGATCCAAAAGCAGCTTATAAAGTAGATGGTTTATCTGGTGCTACACTGACAAGTCGTGGTGTTACTCATCTTGTTCAATACTGGTTGGGTCAGGAAGGCTTTGGGCCATTCTTGTCGCGACTACGTAGCGAAGGAGTTAAATAA
- a CDS encoding NADH:ubiquinone reductase (Na(+)-transporting) subunit D, protein MSDVKKVLFGPILANNPIALQILGICSALAVTSSLKVSLVMAIALTMVTAFSNFFIAIIRNHIPNSIRIIVQMIIIASLVIVVDQVLKAFAYEISKQLSVFVGLIITNCIVMGRAEAFAMKNGPAMSFVDGIGNGLGYSAMLIVVAFFRELLGAGKLFGVEIFATVQNGGWYQPNGLMLLPPSAFFVIGLVIWALRAYKKEQVEEPEFKIAANSRSQEAL, encoded by the coding sequence ATGTCTGATGTAAAAAAAGTCCTCTTTGGGCCAATTCTTGCTAATAACCCGATTGCTTTGCAAATTTTGGGTATTTGTTCTGCCTTGGCTGTTACAAGTAGTCTGAAAGTAAGTTTGGTTATGGCGATAGCCTTGACCATGGTAACGGCTTTCTCAAACTTTTTTATTGCGATTATCCGTAACCATATTCCGAATAGCATTCGTATCATTGTTCAGATGATTATCATTGCTTCTTTGGTAATTGTGGTGGATCAGGTCTTAAAAGCCTTTGCTTATGAGATCAGTAAGCAGCTTTCTGTTTTCGTTGGTCTTATCATTACAAACTGTATTGTAATGGGACGTGCAGAAGCCTTTGCTATGAAAAACGGTCCAGCAATGAGTTTTGTTGATGGTATCGGTAACGGTCTTGGTTACAGCGCAATGCTGATTGTTGTTGCCTTTTTCCGTGAGTTGCTTGGTGCTGGTAAGTTGTTTGGTGTCGAGATTTTTGCGACTGTTCAGAACGGTGGTTGGTACCAGCCTAATGGCTTGATGCTGCTTCCGCCGAGTGCATTCTTTGTTATTGGCTTGGTTATTTGGGCGTTGCGCGCATATAAGAAAGAGCAAGTTGAAGAGCCTGAATTTAAGATTGCAGCAAATTCTCGTTCTCAGGAGGCGCTATAA
- the nqrE gene encoding NADH:ubiquinone reductase (Na(+)-transporting) subunit E, protein MEHLISLFVKAVFVENMALAFFLGMCTFLALSKKVETAIGLGIAVVVVLAITVPLNNLLYKNLLADGALEWAGLPGVDLSFLGLLSYIGVIAAVVQILEMTLDKYMPALYNALGVFLPLITVNCAIMGASLFMVERDYDFGESVVYGVGAGVGWALAIAALAGIREKLKYSDVPAGLRGLGITFITVGLMSLGFMSFSGVQL, encoded by the coding sequence ATGGAACATTTAATAAGTCTATTTGTTAAGGCTGTATTTGTTGAAAATATGGCGTTAGCTTTCTTCCTAGGTATGTGTACCTTCTTGGCCTTATCTAAAAAGGTTGAAACTGCAATAGGTCTAGGGATAGCGGTTGTTGTTGTTTTGGCAATCACGGTTCCTCTTAACAATTTATTGTATAAAAACCTTTTAGCAGATGGTGCTCTTGAATGGGCGGGTTTGCCTGGAGTTGATCTTAGCTTCTTGGGTCTGTTGAGCTACATTGGTGTTATTGCTGCTGTCGTTCAAATACTGGAAATGACTTTGGACAAATATATGCCAGCGTTATACAACGCGCTTGGTGTGTTCTTGCCGCTTATCACAGTAAACTGTGCCATCATGGGTGCCTCTTTGTTCATGGTTGAGCGTGACTATGATTTCGGTGAGAGTGTTGTTTATGGTGTGGGTGCTGGTGTTGGTTGGGCGTTAGCTATTGCTGCGCTAGCTGGTATTCGGGAGAAACTAAAGTATTCAGATGTTCCTGCAGGTCTTCGTGGTCTTGGTATCACGTTTATTACTGTTGGTCTAATGAGCTTAGGTTTTATGTCATTTTCTGGTGTGCAGCTTTAA
- the nqrF gene encoding NADH:ubiquinone reductase (Na(+)-transporting) subunit F, whose translation MVNLEIILGVVMFTAIVLALVAIILAARARLVSSGDVTIRINGEKEVTAPAGGKLLQTLANSGIFLSSACGGGGTCAQCKCKVTSGGGSMLSTEQSHFTRREEKEGYRLSCQVSVKQDMDVEVPEEVFGVKAWDCTVDSNPNVATFIKELTLKLPEGENVDFRAGGYVQLEAPAHTVHYKDFDIEEEYRGDWDKFNLWKFVSKVDETVIRAYSMANYPEEKGIVKFNIRIASPPPGKDDLPPGQMSSYVFSLKPGDKIKVYGPFGEFFAKDTDAEMVFVGGGAGMAPMRSHIFDQLKRLNSKRKISFWYGARSVREAFYTEEYDKLQEENENFEWHLALSDPQPEDNWEGKTGFIHNVLYESYLKDHPAPEDCEFYMCGPPMMNASVIKMLEDLGVEKENILLDDFGG comes from the coding sequence ATGGTCAACTTAGAGATTATTCTAGGTGTGGTGATGTTCACAGCGATCGTGCTTGCATTGGTGGCAATTATACTTGCTGCTCGTGCTCGCTTGGTAAGTTCTGGGGACGTTACAATTCGCATCAACGGTGAAAAAGAAGTAACTGCGCCAGCTGGCGGTAAGTTGCTTCAAACTTTGGCGAACAGTGGTATCTTTCTATCGTCTGCTTGTGGTGGCGGTGGTACTTGTGCCCAGTGTAAGTGTAAGGTGACTAGTGGTGGCGGCTCTATGCTATCTACTGAGCAGTCTCACTTTACTCGCCGTGAAGAAAAAGAGGGCTATCGCTTATCTTGCCAAGTTTCCGTGAAGCAAGATATGGATGTAGAAGTGCCTGAAGAGGTGTTTGGTGTTAAAGCGTGGGATTGTACGGTTGATTCCAACCCTAATGTGGCGACCTTCATTAAAGAATTAACGTTGAAATTACCTGAAGGTGAAAACGTTGATTTCCGTGCTGGTGGTTATGTTCAGCTTGAGGCACCTGCTCATACAGTTCACTACAAAGATTTTGATATTGAAGAAGAATATCGCGGTGATTGGGATAAATTTAATCTTTGGAAATTTGTTTCTAAAGTAGATGAAACCGTTATCCGTGCATACTCAATGGCGAACTACCCAGAAGAGAAAGGCATTGTGAAGTTCAATATTCGTATTGCTTCTCCACCTCCAGGTAAAGATGATTTACCTCCAGGTCAGATGTCTTCTTACGTGTTTAGCCTTAAGCCAGGCGATAAGATTAAAGTGTACGGCCCATTTGGTGAGTTCTTTGCTAAAGATACAGATGCTGAAATGGTATTTGTTGGTGGTGGTGCAGGTATGGCGCCAATGCGTTCACATATCTTTGATCAGCTTAAGCGTTTGAATTCTAAGCGTAAGATTTCTTTCTGGTACGGTGCACGTAGTGTCCGCGAAGCTTTCTATACTGAAGAATACGATAAGCTTCAAGAAGAAAACGAAAACTTCGAATGGCATTTGGCGCTTTCTGATCCTCAGCCAGAGGATAACTGGGAAGGTAAAACTGGTTTCATTCATAATGTTCTTTATGAGAGCTACTTGAAAGACCATCCGGCACCAGAAGATTGTGAGTTCTACATGTGTGGGCCTCCAATGATGAACGCATCTGTTATTAAGATGCTGGAAGATCTAGGTGTAGAAAAAGAAAACATCTTACTTGATGATTTCGGTGGCTAG
- a CDS encoding FAD:protein FMN transferase, translating to MRKKILFPVFLLIAIAVVYRLSVFTPELVSFSGPTMGTTYTVKFYTTKEVDGSWDLKGDVDAALVRVNALMSTYDPNSELSKFNKLSAGQSVGVSEDLAYVIDKALLISQMSGGEYDVTVGPLVNLWGFGPGKREDKVPSQDLIDKAKARVGYQYLNLDGRRLTKEKDIYVDLSSIAKGYGVDVVAKVLQDKGIDSYLIEVGGEIISKGVKSDGTPWRIAIESPAGGHSMAERVISVTDVAVATSGDYRNYFEKNGVRYSHTINPITGRPITHKLVSVTVVEKTTTMADGLATAITVLGPDKGFEFAQKNGIAAYLLVKTDFGFEEHPSDAFKAYLN from the coding sequence ATGCGTAAAAAAATATTATTTCCAGTTTTCCTGCTTATCGCTATTGCGGTTGTTTATCGCCTTTCTGTTTTTACCCCTGAATTAGTAAGCTTCTCAGGCCCGACTATGGGCACAACTTATACGGTGAAGTTTTATACAACGAAAGAGGTTGATGGTTCTTGGGACTTGAAGGGGGACGTAGATGCCGCATTGGTTCGTGTGAATGCGCTTATGTCGACTTATGATCCCAATTCAGAGCTTTCTAAATTTAATAAGTTGTCTGCTGGTCAGTCGGTTGGTGTTAGTGAAGATCTTGCCTATGTAATCGATAAGGCTTTGCTCATCAGTCAAATGAGTGGCGGTGAATACGATGTGACTGTTGGTCCTTTGGTAAATTTATGGGGATTTGGTCCTGGTAAGCGTGAAGATAAGGTGCCAAGTCAGGACTTAATTGATAAGGCAAAAGCACGAGTTGGCTATCAGTATTTAAATCTTGATGGCCGTCGTTTGACGAAAGAAAAAGATATTTATGTGGATTTGTCCTCTATCGCTAAAGGGTATGGCGTTGATGTGGTGGCAAAAGTTCTACAAGATAAAGGTATAGATAGCTACCTGATAGAGGTTGGGGGAGAAATTATCTCCAAAGGGGTGAAGTCTGATGGAACGCCTTGGAGAATCGCCATAGAGAGCCCAGCTGGTGGGCATTCTATGGCTGAGCGTGTTATATCTGTGACAGATGTGGCGGTTGCGACTTCTGGAGATTATCGAAATTACTTTGAAAAAAATGGTGTACGTTACTCTCATACGATTAATCCAATTACAGGTCGACCAATTACGCACAAATTAGTTTCTGTTACTGTAGTAGAGAAAACAACAACAATGGCTGATGGGCTTGCGACTGCAATTACAGTGCTTGGTCCAGATAAAGGTTTTGAGTTCGCGCAAAAAAATGGTATCGCGGCTTATCTATTGGTGAAAACAGATTTTGGTTTTGAAGAACATCCGTCTGATGCCTTTAAAGCTTACTTGAATTAG
- the nqrM gene encoding (Na+)-NQR maturation NqrM — translation MLTIVLAFGLMLMLVAAMAVGVLMGRKPISGSCGGMSALGMEVACDICGGDKGKCEKETKKGMAATVSDDTFYDASK, via the coding sequence ATGTTAACGATTGTTTTGGCATTTGGCCTAATGCTGATGTTGGTTGCCGCTATGGCTGTTGGTGTGTTAATGGGTAGAAAACCTATTTCTGGATCTTGTGGTGGTATGAGTGCTTTGGGCATGGAAGTGGCTTGTGATATTTGTGGTGGCGACAAAGGGAAGTGCGAAAAAGAAACAAAAAAAGGTATGGCTGCAACGGTTTCTGATGACACGTTTTATGACGCATCTAAATAA
- the sthA gene encoding Si-specific NAD(P)(+) transhydrogenase, translating into MTTRHYDVVVLGTGPAGEGAAMSAAKAGKRVAVIEASSQVGGSCTHLGTIPSKALRHAVKEIIAFNTNPMFRDIGEPRWFSFPKVLDRANRVIDKQVMGRTEYYARNRIDIYFGRGKFKDANTIEVNTYEKGPELLVAKKVVIATGSRPYRPANIDFSHPRIYCSDTILSLSHTPRSLIIYGAGVIGCEYASIFCGLGVRVELINPAKKLLSFLDDEITDALSYHLRDGGVLIRHNETYDSVETTERGVVMHMASGKKLRADALLFCNGRSGNTDNLGLESINLEVNGRGQLAVNDTYQTAVENVYAAGDVIGWPSLASAAYDQGRAAAANMFGAPGGEFISEVPTGIYTIPEISSVGKTEAELTAEKVPYEVGRAFFKNTARAQITGEAVGMLKILFHRESLELLGIHCFGDQASEIVHIGQAIMKQPGEQNTLKYFLNTTFNYPTMAEAYRVAALNGFNRVF; encoded by the coding sequence ATGACAACGAGACATTATGATGTGGTTGTATTAGGCACGGGACCTGCCGGAGAGGGCGCTGCAATGAGCGCAGCAAAGGCTGGCAAAAGAGTGGCTGTTATTGAGGCAAGTTCACAGGTTGGTGGTAGCTGTACACATTTAGGAACTATCCCATCAAAAGCGTTGCGTCACGCTGTAAAGGAAATTATTGCTTTTAACACTAATCCAATGTTCCGTGATATTGGTGAGCCTCGTTGGTTTTCATTCCCAAAAGTTTTGGATCGTGCGAATCGAGTTATTGATAAGCAAGTTATGGGGCGCACTGAGTATTATGCTCGTAACCGTATTGATATCTACTTCGGTCGAGGTAAATTCAAAGATGCAAATACAATAGAAGTAAATACTTATGAGAAAGGACCTGAGCTTCTAGTTGCCAAAAAAGTGGTAATTGCTACAGGCTCTCGTCCATATCGTCCCGCTAATATCGACTTTTCGCATCCACGTATTTATTGCTCTGATACTATTTTAAGCTTGAGTCACACGCCTCGCTCTTTGATCATTTATGGTGCTGGTGTTATCGGCTGTGAGTATGCGTCCATTTTCTGTGGATTGGGCGTACGTGTTGAGTTGATCAACCCTGCTAAGAAGCTATTAAGTTTTCTTGATGACGAAATTACTGATGCGTTGAGTTATCACTTACGTGATGGTGGCGTACTGATTCGTCATAATGAAACGTACGATTCTGTCGAAACCACTGAGCGTGGTGTAGTTATGCATATGGCTTCTGGTAAGAAGTTGCGTGCCGATGCGTTATTGTTCTGTAATGGTCGCTCAGGTAATACGGATAATTTAGGTCTTGAGTCAATTAACTTAGAAGTTAATGGTCGAGGTCAGTTAGCGGTAAATGATACATATCAAACCGCAGTTGAAAATGTGTATGCTGCTGGTGATGTTATCGGCTGGCCGAGCTTGGCAAGTGCAGCTTATGATCAAGGTCGTGCTGCCGCAGCGAATATGTTTGGGGCGCCAGGTGGTGAATTTATTAGTGAAGTCCCTACCGGGATTTATACCATTCCTGAGATTAGTTCTGTTGGTAAGACCGAAGCAGAATTAACCGCAGAAAAAGTGCCTTATGAAGTAGGCCGTGCTTTCTTTAAAAATACAGCGCGTGCACAAATTACAGGCGAAGCGGTTGGTATGCTTAAAATTTTGTTCCACCGTGAGTCGTTGGAATTGCTTGGAATTCATTGTTTTGGGGACCAGGCATCCGAAATTGTTCACATAGGCCAGGCGATCATGAAGCAGCCTGGTGAGCAGAATACCTTGAAATACTTCTTGAATACGACCTTTAACTACCCAACTATGGCAGAAGCTTACCGCGTTGCTGCGTTGAATGGTTTTAACCGAGTTTTTTAA